In Corylus avellana chromosome ca2, CavTom2PMs-1.0, the following proteins share a genomic window:
- the LOC132171012 gene encoding protein indeterminate-domain 12, with the protein MFPAAMSNSTSLSEEASVSSGTRVQDFGGLNPLLSTLSPQQPQKMKKKRNLPGNPDPDAEVIALSPKTLMATNRFVCEICNKGFQRDQNLQLHRRGHNLPWKLKQRSSKEVRKRAYVCPEPSCVHHHPSRALGDLTGIKKHYCRKHGEKKWKCDKCSKIYAVQSDWKAHSKTCGTREYRCDCGTLFSRKDSFITHRAFCDALAEESARLSANQPLFPFSNPTTQHFPTQIPLTPWDPPQNPNPSPVLQVKAEAHHHHFQAAAAAVAHHHISSSPVLHTPFFQPTSSNTATSAHLSATALLQRAATVGAAAACQQGQSVGHMSRQQMDHQQVSQISTEYMMGGGGGGFTSGELAKWHNTDRLTRDFLGLTETNGAPPDHHHHINASVNFKDMLTFTGGVHFQQPYEHPRDQSLLKPHGFGFAEPAASETWGDC; encoded by the exons ATGTTTCCTGCAGCCATGTCCAATTCAACTTCTTTGTCTGAAGAAGCTAGTGTTTCTTCTGGTACTAGAGTTCAGGACTTTGGTGGCTTAAATCCTCTGCTTTCAACTCTTTCTCCACAGCAGCCacagaagatgaagaaaaagagaaacctACCTGGAAACCCAG ACCCAGATGCTGAAGTGATTGCATTATCCCCAAAGACCCTAATGGCGACCAATAGATTTGTATGTGAGATCTGCAACAAGGGGTTTCAGAGGGATCAGAACCTTCAGCTTCACAGGAGAGGGCATAACCTTCCATGGAAGCTGAAGCAAAGGAGCAGCAAAGAGGTCAGAAAGAGAGCCTATGTTTGCCCTGAGCCTTCATGTGTTCACCACCATCCTTCAAGGGCTCTGGGTGATCTTACAGGAATTAAGAAACACTATTGCAGGAAACATGGGGAGAAGAAGTGGAAGTGTGACAAATGCTCTAAGATCTATGCAGTTCAATCAGATTGGAAGGCTCACTCTAAAACCTGCGGAACAAGAGAATATAGATGTGACTGCGGCACACTTTTCTCCag GAAGGACAGCTTCATAACCCACAGAGCGTTCTGTGATGCATTGGCTGAAGAAAGTGCAAGGCTCTCTGCAAACCAACCTCTCTTCCCTTTTTCAAATCCAACGACCCAACACTTTCCAACACAAATCCCTCTGACTCCATGGGACccaccccaaaaccctaaccctagccCAGTTCTTCAAGTGAAGGCGGAGGCTCATCACCACCATTTccaagcagcagcagcagcagtagCACATCATCATATATCATCATCTCCAGTACTACACACCCCATTCTTCCAGCCCACGTCATCAAACACAGCCACGTCAGCGCACCTGTCAGCCACCGCTCTTCTCCAAAGGGCTGCGACCGTGGGTGCAGCTGCAGCCTGCCAGCAGGGACAGTCAGTGGGTCACATGAGCCGGCAGCAGATGGATCATCAGCAAGTGAGTCAGATTTCCACCGAGTACATgatgggtggtggtggtggtgggttCACTTCCGGAGAGCTCGCCAAGTGGCACAACACAGACCGTCTGACTCGAGACTTTCTGGGTCTCACGGAAACCAATGGTGCTCCTcctgatcatcatcatcatattaaCGCTAGCGTTAACTTCAAAGATATGCTAACGTTCACGGGTGGCGTACACTTCCAACAGCCATACGAACATCCGCGTGACCAGTCGCTGTTGAAGCCCCATGGTTTTGGATTCGCTGAGCCTGCTGCCTCGGAAACGTGGGGGGACTGCTGA
- the LOC132170741 gene encoding lysine-specific demethylase JMJ31 isoform X2, with amino-acid sequence MDDSVRVQRFEEPPSSIEFESLIELRNAPAVFTGCVKDWAALAKWNPSNGGLNYLQERAGSCIVEAMLSRSAPVFNGDLRSHERIPLPFSTFIGYCKQQNQNKDYGRDVHSELEEHGLTGPNAEHGEDAPGQIYLAQVPIMNVEDEERVQLEILRGDTELPAILERKPLASINLWMNNAEARSSTHYDPHHNLLCIVAGRKQVPCYTQCQYMGRPQTIEFSMEYSQKVVLHAGDALFIPEGWFHQVDSDNLTIAVNFWWRSNVMTCMLEHMDAYYLRRILRRLTDKEMDQVLNKTSSAGIGKMKRHVSELPSNGKADYSGNELDLACEEIDLKGKELQHKNLLELEPFALQVLHELVSLVHDHVNVSDQSQPVQSTFINDSAARVKGECKEVATANLFHLDDDPVAKILSTLEPSTLQHVFLAIAHNFPRTLEALIVHLLSPVGAEVLTRKFDEMDQQITEEDRNKFYQVFYGAFDDQFTVMDAILNGKESFALQAFKNVLDKFMGVNLDGPKPKAGD; translated from the exons ATGGACGATTCCGTTAGAGTCCAAAGATTCGAAGAACCTCCTTCGTCCATAGAATTCGAGTCTCTGATCGAACTCCGAAACGCTCCCGCG gTGTTTACTGGATGTGTTAAGGACTGGGCAGCTTTGGCCAAGTGGAATCCATCGAATGGCGGCCTCAACTATttgcag GAACGGGCAGGATCATGCATTGTGGAGGCCATGCTTTCAAGATCTGCGCCTGTATTTAATGGTGATCTGAGAAGCCACGAGAGG attcCCTTACCATTTTCTACCTTTATTGGTTACTGTaagcaacaaaatcaaaacaaagattATGGTCGTGATGTCCATTCTGAATTGGAAGAACACGGGCTAACAGGGCCCAATGCAGAACATGGAGAAGATGCTCCTGGACAAATCTATTTAGCACAG GTACCAATAATGAATGTTGAGGATGAAGAGAGGGTTCAGTTGGAAATTCTGAGGGGAGACACTGAACTG CCTGCAATTTTGGAGAGGAAACCTCTAGCTTCTATCAACCTGTGGATGAACAATGCTGAAGCTAGATCCAGTACTCACTATGATCCACACCATAATCTTCTATGCATAGTTGCTGGCCGCAAACAAG TCCCATGCTATACCCAATGCCAATATATGGGGAGGCCTCAAACCATAG AATTCTCTATGGAGTACTCGCAGAAGGTTGTTCTTCATGCAGGTGATGCGCTTTTCATTCCTGAAGGCTG GTTCCACCAAGTAGACAGTGATAATTTGACCATTGCTGTTAACTTTTGGTGGCGGTCCAACGTGATGACTTGCATGTTAGAGCACATGGATGCGTATTATTTGCGCAGAATATTGAGAAG GTTGACGGACAAAGAGATG GACCAAGTGCTAAATAAGACCTCTTCTGCTGGAATTGGGAAAATGAAGAGGCACGTAAGCGAGCTGCCTAGTAATGGAAAAGCAG ATTATTCTGGCAACGAATTGGATCTGGCATGTGAGGAAATAGATTTGAAAGGGAAAGAACTGCAGCATAAGAATCTGTTGGAGCTGGAACCTTTTGCTCTCCAGGTGCTTCATGAACTTGTTTCTCTGGTCCATGACCATGTTAATGTTTCTGATCAAAGTCAACCAGTGCAATCCACTTTCATAAATGATTCTGCTGCTAGAGTGAAAGGCGAATGTAAGGAAGTTGCAACAGCTAATTTATTTCACTTGGATGATGATCCAGTCGCTAAAATTCTTTCGACCCTCGAACCAAGTACTTTGCAACATGTATTTCTTGCCATAGCG caCAACTTCCCAAGAACTTTGGAGGCTCTAATAGTTCATTTACTTTCACCAGTGGGGGCAGAAGTTCTTACAAGGAAATTCGATGAGATGGATCAACAGATCACTGAGGAAGACCG GAACAAATTCTACCAAGTCTTTTATGGTGCATTTGATGATCAATTTACTGTAATGGATGCAATTCTAAATGGGAAAGAGTCATTTGCTCTCCAG GCATTCAAGAATGTGCTGGATAAATTCATGGGAGTCAACTTGGATGGACCAAAACCAAAAGCAGGGGACTAA
- the LOC132170741 gene encoding lysine-specific demethylase JMJ31 isoform X1: MDDSVRVQRFEEPPSSIEFESLIELRNAPAVFTGCVKDWAALAKWNPSNGGLNYLQERAGSCIVEAMLSRSAPVFNGDLRSHERIPLPFSTFIGYCKQQNQNKDYGRDVHSELEEHGLTGPNAEHGEDAPGQIYLAQVPIMNVEDEERVQLEILRGDTELPAILERKPLASINLWMNNAEARSSTHYDPHHNLLCIVAGRKQVVLWPPSASPMLYPMPIYGEASNHSSVALENPDFSIYPRAEFSMEYSQKVVLHAGDALFIPEGWFHQVDSDNLTIAVNFWWRSNVMTCMLEHMDAYYLRRILRRLTDKEMDQVLNKTSSAGIGKMKRHVSELPSNGKADYSGNELDLACEEIDLKGKELQHKNLLELEPFALQVLHELVSLVHDHVNVSDQSQPVQSTFINDSAARVKGECKEVATANLFHLDDDPVAKILSTLEPSTLQHVFLAIAHNFPRTLEALIVHLLSPVGAEVLTRKFDEMDQQITEEDRNKFYQVFYGAFDDQFTVMDAILNGKESFALQAFKNVLDKFMGVNLDGPKPKAGD, from the exons ATGGACGATTCCGTTAGAGTCCAAAGATTCGAAGAACCTCCTTCGTCCATAGAATTCGAGTCTCTGATCGAACTCCGAAACGCTCCCGCG gTGTTTACTGGATGTGTTAAGGACTGGGCAGCTTTGGCCAAGTGGAATCCATCGAATGGCGGCCTCAACTATttgcag GAACGGGCAGGATCATGCATTGTGGAGGCCATGCTTTCAAGATCTGCGCCTGTATTTAATGGTGATCTGAGAAGCCACGAGAGG attcCCTTACCATTTTCTACCTTTATTGGTTACTGTaagcaacaaaatcaaaacaaagattATGGTCGTGATGTCCATTCTGAATTGGAAGAACACGGGCTAACAGGGCCCAATGCAGAACATGGAGAAGATGCTCCTGGACAAATCTATTTAGCACAG GTACCAATAATGAATGTTGAGGATGAAGAGAGGGTTCAGTTGGAAATTCTGAGGGGAGACACTGAACTG CCTGCAATTTTGGAGAGGAAACCTCTAGCTTCTATCAACCTGTGGATGAACAATGCTGAAGCTAGATCCAGTACTCACTATGATCCACACCATAATCTTCTATGCATAGTTGCTGGCCGCAAACAAG TGGTCTTATGGCCTCCTTCTGCTAGTCCCATGCTATACCCAATGCCAATATATGGGGAGGCCTCAAACCATAG TTCTGTTGCTTTAGAAAACCCTGATTTTTCAATTTATCCGAGAGCAGAATTCTCTATGGAGTACTCGCAGAAGGTTGTTCTTCATGCAGGTGATGCGCTTTTCATTCCTGAAGGCTG GTTCCACCAAGTAGACAGTGATAATTTGACCATTGCTGTTAACTTTTGGTGGCGGTCCAACGTGATGACTTGCATGTTAGAGCACATGGATGCGTATTATTTGCGCAGAATATTGAGAAG GTTGACGGACAAAGAGATG GACCAAGTGCTAAATAAGACCTCTTCTGCTGGAATTGGGAAAATGAAGAGGCACGTAAGCGAGCTGCCTAGTAATGGAAAAGCAG ATTATTCTGGCAACGAATTGGATCTGGCATGTGAGGAAATAGATTTGAAAGGGAAAGAACTGCAGCATAAGAATCTGTTGGAGCTGGAACCTTTTGCTCTCCAGGTGCTTCATGAACTTGTTTCTCTGGTCCATGACCATGTTAATGTTTCTGATCAAAGTCAACCAGTGCAATCCACTTTCATAAATGATTCTGCTGCTAGAGTGAAAGGCGAATGTAAGGAAGTTGCAACAGCTAATTTATTTCACTTGGATGATGATCCAGTCGCTAAAATTCTTTCGACCCTCGAACCAAGTACTTTGCAACATGTATTTCTTGCCATAGCG caCAACTTCCCAAGAACTTTGGAGGCTCTAATAGTTCATTTACTTTCACCAGTGGGGGCAGAAGTTCTTACAAGGAAATTCGATGAGATGGATCAACAGATCACTGAGGAAGACCG GAACAAATTCTACCAAGTCTTTTATGGTGCATTTGATGATCAATTTACTGTAATGGATGCAATTCTAAATGGGAAAGAGTCATTTGCTCTCCAG GCATTCAAGAATGTGCTGGATAAATTCATGGGAGTCAACTTGGATGGACCAAAACCAAAAGCAGGGGACTAA